From the genome of Brassica oleracea var. oleracea cultivar TO1000 chromosome C4, BOL, whole genome shotgun sequence:
TTTCATCTAAAAAATATAGATATAAAGAAATATTTTATTACTCAAAGTATATTTTATGTAATTTAATTTTTATTTTAAAATTAAATATTTCTATTTTGTGAACTTTCCTTTTTAATGAAATCATATTATCTATACATATATTTTCGTTTTTTAATTTGTTTTTAAAACTTTATGAATGTTATTTGGAAAATTTTATTTGGAAAATTTTAAAAAGAAAACTAAATAAAAAATTCAGTAATAGTATTTAAATGTAATATTTTTAATTCATTAAGAGTATCAATGTAATCAATCATCGTGAGAGTTAACGTGAGCGCGACACATGAGAAAGTGACTTCTCAAATAATATTATAGAGATAAAAAAGGAAAGTTCACAAGAATAATCTTAATATTAGAAATATATTCCTTTTAAAACATAATCTTAAATAACATAATATACATTTTAAAAGTAATAAAAATATTTTCTTTATATCAAGATATAATTCTGAGACGATCAAAACTAACTTAGATAACATAAGATAAACTGAAATTTCTTAAACGAACTAAAGTATTTTAAAACTAATATTACTGTGTTTTTTTACATATGTTTTGCATAATAATTTTCTAAACAAAATTTAAAATCTATAAATTTTGTATAATAATAATTTCCCAAACAATTCACAAAATTTTGTTTGGTATTTATTTTAAATATTAAATAAGTTATTTTACAATTTAATCTTAAGCAAGATAACATTTGTTAATAGAAAACAAAAATATTATTTGTATAATTCTATTTTAATAAAATAATTACAGAAATATTTTTAAATATTATAAATCAATATTTTTATGCGAACTATAGATATTATACTTCACCATTATCAAAACTTATTTTTGCTTAATCTTTAGTTTGATTTTAAGTTTTAATTTATCGTACCACCCAATGTCTCCTTAATAAGAATACCCAAACTAAACTGAATTGTAATGTCTAAAATTATTAATATAGTTTTCAATTTATCGTTTATACATCAAAAATATAAATTACTTAAAATTTAAAACATTTAATTATATAGTAAATATTGAATTCCATTCATTATTAGCTTTCAAAATTATATTGGTTATGCTCTTTTATACAACTTCGTATTGATCATCACTATCAATTTTTCTTATTGTGTTTTTATTAAATCAACATCAAATATACAAAAAAAATGAAAATATATTTACACATTGTAGATGAATAACCAAACTCGTGCACTGAATGAAACTGATCTTATTTGGTTTAACTAAAACAAAAAATAGATGTATTCCAAACTAAAAACATATATCTAACTCAGTGTACCAATAAATGAATAAATGGACCAATCCATTATTTTACACCCAAAATTAAAAATCTAATTATAGGAATGATTATAGTAATAACACCAAAAAATAAATGCAATATAATATACGCAAATAATAATTAAACCGACTAGACATTATATATCTAAAATCATATGTCTAATTAAAATAACATAATAATATTATACAAGATCATACATATAAATAATTTAAAATTTACAATAAAGTTGTAATCAATTAGTATTATATATTAGGACTTAGGAGTTGTATAAAACGCACGCTATCCAAACTAGCTAGCTAGAGCTTTGGACTTCTGCTCTACCTGTTAGGGTTGCGTGATAGTTGATCTAAAGATTTCTTCCAAATTATGGAAAAAGAGGAACAATCATCTGAACCACCGTCTCTGACTGCATCACTTCCCCATGACCTCGTCGTTGACATCTTAGCTCGTGTATCAAGATCCGACTATCCAGCGCTCTCCCTCGTTGATGATGTATTGTACTATTATGAATTAATTTATAGGAAAGAGTTAAAAGCATTGTTGGAGCAAATGGAAGTACGAGAATCATGGAGATGATAGAGTTTGAGTTGGTCATTATCGGTTTTGTTTTGGTGTTTATCTTGTCGAGTCTTGAGGCTCAAGTTTTGTTAGTAGTTATCCTATTTTAATAGCTGAAGTTTCCGGAGTTATCTATTGAGTTGTAAGGCTATATAAAGCCATATGTTTTCTATGAATAAAGAGAGAGGTTTTCATATTTCGTAGCAGAGCTTTATACTTTACAAAGTGGTATCAGAGCTCCGTTGCAAGAACCTAAGAGATGGGAGATGATAAGATGAAGTTGCCGCAGTTCGACGGCCATTGGGATCACTGGAGCGAAGTGATGGAGAATTTCTTCCGAGCCAAGGGATTATGGAGCGTGATTGAAACCAGATATGAGGAACCGACGGACACAACAGTATTGACAACCGAGCAGAGAGAGCTGCTTGACAACGCCAAGACTAGTGACCACAAGGTGAAGCATTACCTTTATCAATCAATTGATAGGGTAACGTTTGAGCAGATCTTGGATAGGAGAACATCCAAGATCATCTGGGAGTCAATGAAAAAGAAGTTTGGTGGAAACGATCGTGTGAAGAGGTCGTTGCTTCAAAAGCTCAGAAGAGATTTTGAGTTGCTTGAGATGAAAGATGCAGAGAAGGTGGAAGAGTATTTCACAAGAGTTCTGGCTATCACAAACCAGATGAGAAGTAATGGAGAGGAGATGCCAGATGTAAATGTGGTGGAGAAAATACTCAGAACCTTAAGCGAGAAGTTTATTTATGTAGTAGTCTCCATAGAAGAGTCTAAGGAGATCGAAAACATTACCCTGGAGGAACTGCAAAGTTCATTGGTAGTACATGAACAAAAGTTCAGAAAACCAGAAAAGGAAGATGATAAGTTATTGATTGTGACTCAAGGCAGAGGAACAGGAAGCAGAGGAAGAGGCTTCAATGGAAGAGGTAGGGGAAGAGGACGAGGTCGAGGCTTCACAAATAGAAGCACCGTCGAATGCTACAAATGCCATAAGCTTGGACACTTCCAATATGAGTGCCCAAAGTGGGAAGAAGAAGCGAACTATGCTGAGGAGAGTGAAGACATGTTACTGATGGCTTATGTTGAAGAAGAAGAGGACGAAGTCACTACTGATCTGACATTAATGACTCAATCAGAAGCACAGGAGCCTACAAAGAAGACAACATGGTTTCTCGACTCAGGGTGCTCTAACCACATGAGTGGAAACCGAGAGCTATTTTCAACAATGGATGAGAAGTTCAGGCACTCAGTCAAACTGGGAAACGATAAGAAGATGAAGGTTGTTGGAAAAGGAAGTGTGAAGATATTGCTAAGAAACACAACCTACACAATCAGTGATGTTTTCCATATCCCAGAACTCAAAAACAATTTAATGAGTCTGGGACAGCTGCAAGAGAAGAACATCTCTATCGTGATTCAGAAGGGCATATGCAAGATCTACCATGATGAAAGAGGACTACTGATTGAAAGCAAGATGAGTGCAAACAGGCTGTTCATGTTGATAGATCAGACCAATGATACAGAGAGATCAAAACAGCATTGCTTTCAGACAATAGCAGAGGACGTGCCAAAGCTGTGGCATGAACGCTACGGTCATCTTAGCCATCGTGGAATGAAGACGTTGCAGAGTAGAGACATGGTACGGGGACTACCTGCATTTGATACGCAGAGCTTCACATGCCCTGATTGCTTAGTGGGAAAAAAACCAAGGAATCCTATTCCTAAGAAAAGTATATGGAGAGCTAAAGAAACTCTGGAGCTGCTTCATTCCGACATCTGTGGACCTATAAGCCCTACATCTCCTAGTGGAAAGAGGTATATTCTTTGCTTCATCGACGACTACAGTAGAAAGGCCTGGGCATAATTCTTGAATGAAAAGTCAGAAGCATTCACACAGTTCAAGATGTTTAAGAGAAAAGTGGAGATCGAAACTAGTAAAAATATCAAGTGTCTGCGAACAGATAGAGGAAGAGAATATACATCACGGGAGTTCTCTGACTTCTGTAATAAGGAAGGGATCAGAAGGCAACTGACAGCAGCCTACACACCGCAGCAGAACGGTATTGCAGAGAGGAAGAATCGAACAGTAATGAACATGGTTAGGTCATTACTCTCACCAAAGAAAGCACCAAAGTATCTGTGGCCTGAAGCTGCGAACTGGACATTCTATGTCCTGAATCGGTGCCCAACAAGTGCTGTAAAGAACATCACACCTCAAGAAGCTTGGAATGGAATCAAACCAAGTGTCGAACACTTCCGTGTGTGGGGAAGCATTGGACATGTACATGTGCCAGATGTAAAACGGAGCAAGCTTGATGACAAAAGCATAGCGTGTGTTCTGGTTGGGTTCTTTGAAGAATCAAAGGTATATAGATTATACAACCCTAGAATGAAGAAGATGATGGTAAGCAGGGATGTGGTATTTCAGGAGAACAAGGGCTGGAACTGGGAAGAAGAGACAGACCATCAAGCAGAGTCTGTTCTCACTTGGAACGATGATGATGTGAGTTGGGAAGATAGTGAAGAAGAAGGAAGTGACAATGAGACTCCAGTAGCTGCGCCAGAACAAAACATCGAACCAGAACCACCTGTAGAAGCAACAGCAGAGTCTCACACCGAGCCAGTTGTACAAACCAGGGAGGGACGAAACACAAGAAGTCCTCGTTACTTAAACGATTATGTCACTGAAGGTGCAGATCTAGACGACAATGATGAAGTCCACATGGCTAACATGGTAGAGTTTAACTCCACAGACCCAACCACCTTTGAAGAAGCAGAGAAAAGTCTGAAGTGGAGAGAAGCTATGGATGTAGAGATGAATTCGATTGTGAGAAATCAAACTTGGGAATTGGTGAAGCTACCAAACGAAGCTAAGTGCACTGGTGTGAAGTGGTTATACAAAACCAAACTCAACGAGAATGGAGAAGTAAGCAAATACAAGGCACGACTGGTGGCTAAAGGATACTCACAAGAACATGGAATAGACTACACAGAGGTATATGCACCAGTTGCTAGAATGGACACCATCAGGACTATTCTTGCAATAGCTGCACACAGATCTTGGGAAGTGCATCAGCTAGACGTAAAGTCTGCTTTTCTCCATGGAGTTCTTTCGGAAGAAGTATATGTACAGCAGCCAAAAGGGTACGAAGTGTTGGGAGAGGAGGACAAGGTGTACAAACTCCACAAGGCATTGTATGGCTTGAAACAAGCGCCAAGGGCTTGGTTTAGTCGTATTGAAGAATATTTTGTCAAGAACGGGTTTGAGAAGTCACAGAATGAGGAGACTCTGTTCCTGAAAACAGAAAACGGTGATACATTGATTGTGAGTATTTATGTCGATGATCTAATCTACACAGGGAGCAGTCTCAAGATGATGGACGAGTTCAAGAAATCAATGCAAAGAGAATTTGATATGACCGAACTAGGTAAGATGAGATACTTTTTGGGTTTCGAAGTTCTGCAAACATCAAGCGGCATTCATATTTGTCAATCAAAGTATGCTCTTGAGATACTGAGACGGTTTGACATGGAGAATTGCAACTCCGTTAGAAATCCAATGGTTCCAGGGAGTAAGATCGATGCTGATGATGGAGAGGAACGAGTTGATGAGACTTTCTATAAGCAAATCATTGGTAGTCTCATGTATATTACCAATACCAGACCAGACTTGCAATTCTCAGTAAGTCTTCTGAGTCGGTTCATGTCAAAACCAACGCAACTTCATGTTCAAGCTGCAAAGAAAGTCTTAAGGTACTTAAGAGGGACTCTGGATTACGGAATCTGGTACAAGAGAGGACGAAGTGGAGAGCTGCAGGTTTACACTGATAGTGATTTTGCTGGAGACGTTGAAAGCCGAAAGAGTACTTCAGGTTATGTCTTTCTTATGGACGATGCAGCAGTCGCTTGGCTTTCTAAAAAACAACCAATTGTTACTCTCTCAACTACAGAAGCTGAATATGTTGCAGCATCAGTCTGGGCGTGTCAAGTAGTCTGGTTCAAAAGGGTGTTGGAGGAACTGGGACATCGTGTGAAAGAAGGCACTGTGATATGGTGTGACAATACTTCGACGATTAAACTATCTAAGAACCCAGTGTTTCATGGGAGGTGTAAACACATTGGAGTACGTTTTCACTTCCTGAGAGAGTTGGCTAATAATGGAGAGATATGTTTGGAGCATTGTGAGTCACATGAGCATGTGGCAGACATTTTAACAAAACCATTGGGACGAGAAGTATTTGAGGATTTGAGAGACAAACTTGGAATTTGTTCTGCAGCGAGTAAGCTAAGTCTTGTGAACCAAGCTTAGTTTAGGGAGGGTTTGTTGGAGCAAATGAAAGTACGAGAATCATGGAGATGATAGAGTTTGAGTTGGTCATTATTGGTTTTGTTTTGGTGTTTATCTTGTCGAGTCTTGAGGCTCAAGTCTTGTTAGTAGTTATCCTATTTTAATAGCTGAAGTTTTCGGAGTTATCTATTGAGTTGTAAGGCTATATAAAGCCATATGTTTTCTATGAATAAAGAGAGAGGTTTTCATATTTCATAGTAGAGCTTTATACTTTACAAGCGTATGATAGAAAACAGAGGTGTTGGCTAGTGGTGAAAGGTTTGGAGGCATTTTTGTCGACAAGTTTAATGTGGTCATACTTACACACTGCGAGTTACGGTGGGAAACTAGATTTCGCTGGAAAGATCTCAAGGAGGTGAGATTTGGGGTAAAATTGAGTGGTGCGATTGTCTTGTGACGTCCGAGAGGAAGTTTCGATATACCAAATCTCTAGAAGTTTTTGTGTGAAACCACAACTCTCCTTATGTTTCATATAAACTTGTGCTATTTTTTTTTTCATAACAATATTTCGTTTGTCTTCTTAAGCTTTCTTTTCATTGTTACCAAATTAGTGTGAAGATTCTTAGCCTTCTGTTGCCGATATAGGAAGTTTCATTGTGACGTCCGAGAGGAAGTTTCGATATACCAAATCTCTAGAAGTTTTTGTGTGATACCACAACTCTCCTTCTGTTTCATATAAACTTGTGCTATTTTTTTTTTTTTAACAATATTTCGTTTGTCTTCTTAAGCTTTCTTTTCATTGTTACCAAATTAGTGTGAAGATTCTTAGCCTTCTGTTGCCGATATAGGATTTGTTTGGAAATTGGAATAACCAGTAAGAGTATCTGCATCGCTAAAGTCTTTTATTTTTTTCTGACTAAAAAAAAAAAGTGCACCAATCGCGGACCGCCACGTGTCGGTGGGACCCGCGAACAGTGCAAAGGAAACACAGCACATGTTTCTTATTGTGCACACTTTGTATACCGTTTTTTGCAATATCGTCCCCCCCCCTTTAGATACGCGTAGAGACGCGCGATGCAGATGCTCTAAGTTACCAGGAATTGTACATGAAAAGGTAATCATTGCTAAACAAATATAGCAGAAGAATATCTCAACACAAAAAAGGAATATATCTTTGCAAAAACCTCAAACCCACTCTCAAAGGATCGCAGGAGGGTATGGATCTTGGATCTCTTCAACGGCGGCTGGCTCTTGGATCTCTTCAAGTTCCTCTCTTTCTGTTGTTAGGTGAGTTTCGTGGGTCGTTGATCCGAAGGCGAGTTTGGAAGTCCGGTTCACTGGAGGGTATGGTTCTGGGTTTATGTTAAGGCTCGTTTGGTTAGATAGGCGGTGGCTCCAGTTGTCCATGGCCGGTTGGTAGGCTGCTTGTCGAGCTACATCATCTTGTTCTCTCCTCTCATGGCTTCCTTGCAAGTTAATCCTAGTGGAAGCCTTTTCACGTTTGGATTCAGCCTCCTTATTTGGTTTTGTAGTACCTCTGCTGGCGACACGGTTAGGGGGTCTCACCTCTCAGTTAAGGGTCTTTGGTTCTCGAAGTCCAGAAGTGTCTGAGCCGGTTCTCGGGAGTCATTGACCGGCTTGGTGTCAACACTTGGTCATCATTCACTTTCGGGGTGGTGTTCTTGACTTTCTTTGCAGGTGATGGAGGAGTACTTGTTTGGTGGTGGCAGCAAAATCGGCCCGCTTTCTTGAAGGTTGGTTTAGTGGCGGCAGTAGCGGGCGCTTGCCCGGTTTGGGATTCGGTTTCAAGATGTGTGGTGTTTGTGTACAAGCCCGGTTTTGGTGGTGGTTGCAAAGCCTCTACTCGTAAGTACCTGAAACCATCCCCTATTGAACCGTCAAGCGCTTCATAGACATTGACGGTTATGAGCTTTGTGGAGTTTATCGGGAACTAGCTACTCCGGAAACGACATAGGAAGTCCCGGCATCTGCAGCAACAAGGAATCCTGTGGGTTTCGTCAAAAGTTGAGAACGGCAACCGATTCTGAAGAATTTCGAAAAATGGACTAGCAGAATGTGTCGGGTTTAGTGAGTGGGCAAAGATAGTAATAGTTTGACTTTGGAATTTTTGTTCAAAGCGGATTTGTAACCGAATATGATTTCCGATTCTCAGGTTGAATAAAATTTGAATTTTCAAAAGAAAAAAGAAAAAAAAAACTCTCAAAGGATCAAAGGCGGGGAAAGAGTTGAAAGGCGTATAGATTAGGGAGAGTTGTTTCACCCCAGTGTGGACTTCCAAAGCCTGCAGCCAAAAAAAAACAAATCAAACAGAAACAAGTGGACATGCGTTTTCAGAAAATCTATTAACAATCAAAGATAATAAAAGTAAAAATAACGAATGTGACTAATGAAAAACACCTGAATGAGGGGGAAAAAAAGAGAGAAGATTTAGGGTTTGGTCCTCGTATCTTTGCTTGTGGCTCAGTTAATAGGGTTCCCAGAATCCAGAACCTTATCAACAGTTTTCAGCCCATTAAGTTTTATACACATTTCAAATGATATATTTTCCGGTTAGTGACCCATAACTTTCCTTTTCTTTCATGAAAGGTTTTAAAGCTCACATTCAAATGCCTCTTCTACATTATGGAACCATACGTTTCTTTGCAACAAAACAAATGTTTCTCCATTTGTTTGTTCACAAACAACTTTCTTATAAACTTACTTCCTCTCGACGTACCAGAAATTCAATCATGCAATTGTATTCACGTGCCAATGTTAAGGTTATTTTAACATGGAGATCTCACATTCTAACTTTATATATATGTATGAGCTCTGACCCTGTTATTAGGCTTAAGTTTTAGACATCATTCATTCATTCCATTCTTCCATCATCGCGGTTTGCTGTCTTACGGACAAAAACATATACAAATAATACAACGAGAAAAGGTATCTCTACAAGTCAAAAGCGAATTATAACATAAAAAGAGAAAAGAGAGAATTGTATATTAGACACAATCATCACCACCTCCTGATTTCTCAAAAAGCTTAATTGGCCAATCATCTCTCTACTCATAAGCTGATATTTTAGTTAAACCCTCTGAAAAATCAGAGACAAGTAAAATCTTCTCTCCTCTTTTCCATAAGGCATTTGCTCCGCAAAAGCATCCCAGTTTCCATATTCCTTTTCTATTGACCAGGCTGTGATGGGAAGCCTCCACTCATCTGTCGCCTTATGTGCTCCGGTATGAGCCTGTTTATCAGCTCTGGTGAAGCCCCAGCTAACTGTTATGAACATTCGAATAGAGAGAGAGATTACAGATTAGGCAACTGTTTAAAACTGAACATTCTAGTAATGGTTTGGAGCTATATTACTTTTTTTTTTTTTGCTGTGATTGACGTACCTCTTGTTTGAAGTTGAACAAGGCTGGTAGAGGTCGGCCGTTAGGAAGACGAGCATTCGGCTCACGGAGTTCATTGAAAAATGGATGTGCACATGCTTCAAGCTTTTACACAGAAACAACAAAAAAATGTCAGTTAAAAGAAAACATCAGCAACATTGGACAGTGCAGTGCAGGTCCAATGAATCCAGAGAGAACACTCTTAACAATTAAGAGTACTTGGTGGTTTAGAGATACTGACCGCAGTGTAACGCAGGCTCGGTGAGTATTGAAGAAGCCGAGATGCGAGGTCAATGGCTTCTGGAGGCATCCTCTTATGGAAAACCTGAAGGTCAGAGAGAAGTATGTGAATTTGTTTAGTTTTTCATTTATACGAATATAATGAGAAGCGATTCAACTATTTAGCCACTGTATGATCGGACATGCATATAAATACCTTATGCCACGGGTGAGCTTTGATTTGAGGGAATCTGAAGTCTGTGTAGTTTGGATTCATGCATCGGATTTCTTCTCGAGTTGGAGTACCAAGAACCTAAACAAACGCAGCACATATATCATTACAAATCTATAAGATTATATGAATTTTATATACAAAACAGAATACGACAGCAAGATAACATATGATCAAAATGAAACTTCACCTTGATGATCTCTACCAGCTGGTCCACAGAATTTTCTCCCGGGAACAACGGCTGACAGATAAAAAATTATAAATATCAAAAATGATAGCGGAACATTCTAGAGTTAAACAGATAAAATAGTTTACACTAACCTGGCCAAGAAGGAGCTCTGCCAAAACACAACCAGCAGACCATATGTCTATGGAGGATGTATACTCTGTGGCCCCAAAGATGAGCTCTGGAGCTCGGTAATACCGAGAGCAAATGTATGATATGTTTGCTTCACCTTTCACCTAATCCGAATAATCATGTGTCGCAATGATTTCATGAGACAGAACACATACACAGTTGAAATAAGCAAAGCAGGATATTAAAGGTAAAGCTCCTTACCAATACTTTTGCACTTCCAAAATCACACAGCTTACACTGATGAGTGAGAGGATCAACCTGCAGAACGTACAAGAGAATTAGTTAACAATCTATCAAGATTATCAAAGACAAACCCAAAATAGAATCAACGTACCAAAAGATTTTGTGGTTTCACATCTCTGTGACAGACACCAGGAACAGTATGGATATAAGCCAAGCCTCTGAAGATCTGCAGAAAAAAAGTATTCTTACCCGTTTTAGAATCAACAAAGAGAGATACTGCCTGAAAGGGAAACAGATAATAACAATGCATACTTGGTATGTGTAGA
Proteins encoded in this window:
- the LOC106342073 gene encoding shaggy-related protein kinase zeta, encoding MTSLSLGPQPPATAQPPQLRDGDASRRRSDMDTDKDMSAAVIEGNDAVTGHIISTTIGGKNGEPKQTISYMAERVVGQGSFGIVFQAKCLETGESVAIKKVLQDRRYKNRELQLMRLMDHPNVVSLKHCFFSTTSRDELFLNLVMEYVPETLYRVLKHYTSSSQRMPIFYVKLYTYQIFRGLAYIHTVPGVCHRDVKPQNLLVDPLTHQCKLCDFGSAKVLVKGEANISYICSRYYRAPELIFGATEYTSSIDIWSAGCVLAELLLGQPLFPGENSVDQLVEIIKVLGTPTREEIRCMNPNYTDFRFPQIKAHPWHKVFHKRMPPEAIDLASRLLQYSPSLRYTALEACAHPFFNELREPNARLPNGRPLPALFNFKQELAGASPELINRLIPEHIRRQMSGGFPSQPGQ